The Flaviramulus sp. BrNp1-15 genome has a window encoding:
- a CDS encoding septum formation initiator family protein encodes MAFFKTKYLKPFKNIFVLILVVFVVWMLFFDANSWLIHHELNTDIEALENEKEYYRKEIEKDNKDLKKLSTDEGLEKFAREEYYMKRDNEEIYIIEYEDSLKTK; translated from the coding sequence ATGGCTTTTTTTAAGACTAAATATTTAAAACCTTTTAAAAATATATTTGTACTTATTTTAGTTGTATTTGTTGTTTGGATGCTGTTTTTTGATGCCAACTCATGGCTTATTCATCATGAACTAAATACCGATATTGAAGCTTTAGAAAACGAAAAAGAATACTACAGAAAAGAAATAGAAAAAGACAATAAAGATTTAAAAAAATTAAGCACAGACGAAGGTCTAGAAAAATTTGCAAGAGAAGAATACTATATGAAGCGTGATAATGAAGAAATTTATATTATAGAATATGAAGATAGTTTAAAAACTAAATAA
- the udk gene encoding uridine kinase, giving the protein MLIIGIAGGTGCGKTTVVNQIINELPEGEVGIISQDSYYKDTTHLNYEERVKINFDHPRSIDFDLLVEHLKELKNGKPIHQPVYSFVKHNRTGDTILTHPRKVMIVEGILILTNPELRDMFDIKIFVHADSDERLIRRLKRDISERGRDLDEVLNRYKTTLKPMHAQFIEPMKEYADIIIPNNHYNTVAIDIVKTIINDKL; this is encoded by the coding sequence ATGCTCATAATTGGAATTGCTGGCGGAACAGGATGCGGAAAAACTACAGTTGTTAATCAAATTATAAATGAGCTACCTGAAGGCGAAGTTGGCATTATTTCTCAAGATTCTTATTACAAAGATACTACGCACTTAAACTACGAAGAACGTGTAAAAATAAATTTTGACCATCCCAGATCTATAGATTTCGACCTTTTAGTTGAACATTTAAAAGAACTAAAAAATGGAAAGCCTATACACCAACCTGTATATTCTTTCGTTAAACATAATAGAACCGGAGACACCATCTTAACGCACCCACGTAAAGTGATGATAGTTGAAGGTATCTTAATTCTTACAAATCCAGAATTACGAGATATGTTTGATATAAAAATATTTGTTCATGCCGATAGTGATGAACGTTTGATTAGACGTTTAAAAAGAGATATTTCAGAACGTGGAAGAGACTTAGACGAGGTGCTTAACAGATACAAAACAACATTAAAACCTATGCATGCTCAATTTATAGAACCTATGAAAGAGTATGCAGATATTATAATACCAAACAACCATTACAATACAGTAGCTATTGATATTGTAAAAACCATTATTAATGATAAACTATAA
- a CDS encoding cytochrome c: MKFIAIKLIIALLVFLNSNIQAYSQSNPLKESTERGRLVYEDFCITCHLPNGEGVENVYPPLAKSDYLKINREASIKGIKYGQEGEIVVNGKVYNGYMAPLGLYDDEVADVMNYISNSWGNKNDKIVTEEEVSNIKK; the protein is encoded by the coding sequence ATGAAATTCATTGCTATTAAACTTATCATAGCATTATTAGTTTTTTTAAATTCAAATATTCAAGCTTATAGTCAATCTAATCCTTTAAAAGAAAGTACAGAAAGAGGAAGGTTAGTATATGAAGATTTTTGTATAACCTGCCATTTACCAAACGGTGAAGGTGTTGAAAATGTATATCCACCACTTGCAAAATCCGATTATCTTAAAATAAATCGTGAAGCAAGTATTAAAGGCATTAAATACGGGCAAGAAGGTGAAATAGTTGTTAATGGTAAAGTCTATAATGGTTATATGGCGCCTCTGGGTTTGTATGATGATGAAGTAGCAGATGTTATGAATTATATCTCAAATAGCTGGGGTAACAAAAATGACAAAATAGTTACTGAAGAAGAAGTGTCAAATATCAAAAAATAG
- a CDS encoding PQQ-dependent sugar dehydrogenase, which produces MKLFYSLLTVILITISACAQQTDSEVKAENPEKINYTSEIVVPDLNIPWGMVFLPDESLLITEQTGELIHFKNGKKTFIEGAPEVYFRGQGGFLDIEIHPDYENNGWIYMTYSSTEGEGDGGNTALMRAKLDGNTLVEKQLLYKASPNTRRGQHFGSRIEFDNDGYLYFSIGERGERDVNPQDITRDGGKIYRLNDDGSTPSDNPFVGTENAKTSIYSYGHRNPQGMAIHPSTGAIWINEHGPRGGDEINIVEKGKNFGWPVISYGINYSGTPFTDITEKEGMEQPLFYWVPSIAPSGMAFVTSNIYPEWEGNILVGSLKFAYLERLELKNNKVVKREKLLEGLGRVRNVIQGPDGYIYVAIEKKGIVKIVPKK; this is translated from the coding sequence ATGAAACTATTTTATTCCTTACTTACTGTAATTCTTATCACAATAAGTGCTTGTGCACAACAAACAGATTCTGAGGTAAAAGCTGAAAATCCTGAAAAAATCAATTACACATCAGAAATAGTTGTTCCAGATTTAAACATTCCTTGGGGTATGGTTTTTTTACCTGATGAAAGTTTACTCATTACAGAACAAACAGGAGAATTAATTCATTTTAAAAATGGTAAAAAAACATTTATTGAAGGTGCCCCAGAAGTATATTTTCGTGGGCAAGGTGGCTTTTTAGATATAGAAATTCATCCTGATTATGAAAATAATGGATGGATTTACATGACTTATAGTTCAACTGAAGGTGAAGGAGACGGTGGAAATACCGCTTTAATGAGAGCTAAACTAGATGGCAACACTTTAGTTGAAAAACAATTACTCTATAAAGCTAGCCCAAATACAAGGAGAGGCCAACATTTTGGCTCTCGCATAGAATTTGATAATGATGGCTACTTATATTTTTCTATAGGTGAGCGAGGTGAACGCGATGTTAACCCTCAAGATATTACGAGAGATGGTGGGAAAATTTACAGACTAAATGATGACGGTAGCACACCTTCAGACAATCCATTTGTTGGTACTGAAAATGCTAAAACTTCTATTTATAGTTACGGCCATAGAAACCCTCAAGGTATGGCAATTCATCCTTCAACAGGAGCTATTTGGATTAACGAACATGGTCCCAGAGGTGGTGATGAAATAAATATTGTAGAAAAAGGCAAAAACTTTGGGTGGCCTGTCATTTCTTATGGAATAAATTACAGCGGTACGCCATTTACAGACATTACAGAAAAGGAAGGTATGGAGCAACCTCTGTTTTATTGGGTGCCTTCAATTGCTCCAAGCGGTATGGCTTTTGTAACATCAAATATATATCCAGAATGGGAAGGAAATATCTTGGTTGGTTCTTTAAAATTCGCATATTTAGAACGATTAGAATTAAAAAATAACAAAGTTGTTAAACGTGAAAAGTTGTTAGAAGGCTTAGGTCGTGTTCGCAATGTTATTCAAGGTCCTGATGGATACATTTATGTTGCTATAGAAAAGAAAGGTATCGTTAAAATTGTTCCTAAAAAATAA
- a CDS encoding TonB-dependent receptor domain-containing protein, translated as MPFIKKELPFLLLICIFNLNIYGQSMIKGKIVDGENNTALGFTKIINIENNETYYTSNPDGTFEINKAGTYTFKKEGYIEKSLKLEENQFYIIQLNINPSELNEIVINANHIPKQLKKSTASINIISSEDIQRSNNIDFAPILNRTPGIFMQNGALNTNRITIRGVGSRNLFGTSKIRAYFKDIPLTNGSGATTIEDFELASISRFEIIKGAASSIYGAGLGGTIHLTPQNSYLNNSNINGEFSIGSFGLVKGIVNVNHGSLKNSFRAVYSNTHSDGYRDNNSYDRQTFTLTSNHFLSKKDELSFLGSFVNLKAFIPSSINETAFNENPESAAFTWRQAKGFEDSKRGILGVSWNHEYNSTLNQSTSVFTSFRNAYEPRPFNILKEKTFAIGIRTRLLGNSKIFDNNLNWTVGGELFKDNYKYATFDNLYQDFPAGTGSVEGDKLSDFKEDRKYYNVFAEGNYEISKKTTLSIGLNLNETSYVLNDRFPASTENPDQSGEFKFKNIISPKLGVSHLFSENFSVFSSISHGFSPLSLEETLLPDGQINNSLKPETGWNFEIGARGSTTNNRLQYNISLYRLDIKNLLVARRTTEDQFIGINAGRTQHDGLELALNYNWLNNENISISSFINYTLNNFTFKDFVDDSNDYSGNDLTGVPSDIFNTGVDFNSTFGIYGNINFLYVGKMPITDSNNLYSDRYSLTNFKIGYQLNLNKKLKLNTFIGVNNIFDKHYASQILINASGFGGNAPRYYYPGNPVNYFTGVNLNYNF; from the coding sequence ATGCCTTTTATCAAGAAAGAACTTCCTTTTTTATTACTTATTTGCATTTTCAACTTAAACATTTATGGTCAATCTATGATTAAAGGAAAAATTGTAGATGGAGAAAACAACACTGCCTTAGGGTTTACCAAAATAATAAATATTGAAAATAATGAAACATATTACACCTCGAATCCAGATGGAACTTTCGAGATAAATAAAGCTGGTACTTATACATTTAAAAAAGAAGGCTATATTGAAAAAAGTTTAAAGCTCGAAGAAAATCAATTTTACATTATTCAATTGAATATTAATCCTTCAGAATTAAATGAAATTGTTATAAATGCAAACCATATTCCAAAACAATTAAAAAAATCCACGGCGTCTATCAATATTATTTCTTCCGAAGATATTCAACGTTCAAACAATATAGATTTTGCTCCTATTCTAAATAGAACTCCCGGTATTTTTATGCAAAATGGCGCACTAAATACAAATAGAATTACAATTAGAGGTGTTGGTTCCAGAAATCTTTTTGGCACTTCAAAAATTAGAGCTTATTTTAAAGATATTCCATTAACAAATGGTAGTGGAGCTACTACTATTGAAGATTTCGAACTCGCTTCAATATCACGTTTTGAAATAATTAAAGGTGCTGCATCAAGTATTTACGGCGCTGGTTTAGGTGGCACAATTCACTTAACACCTCAAAATTCATATTTAAACAACTCCAACATCAATGGTGAATTTTCTATAGGTTCTTTTGGACTTGTTAAAGGCATTGTGAATGTAAATCATGGTTCATTAAAAAATAGCTTTAGAGCTGTTTATAGTAATACACACAGTGATGGCTACCGAGACAATAACAGCTACGACAGACAAACATTTACTTTAACATCTAATCATTTTTTAAGTAAAAAAGATGAGTTATCGTTTTTGGGTAGCTTTGTTAATCTAAAAGCATTCATACCCAGCTCAATAAACGAAACAGCTTTTAATGAAAATCCAGAATCTGCAGCTTTTACCTGGAGACAAGCCAAAGGTTTTGAAGATTCTAAACGAGGTATTTTAGGAGTATCTTGGAATCATGAATATAATAGTACTTTAAATCAATCTACTAGTGTTTTTACATCATTTAGAAATGCTTACGAACCCAGACCATTTAATATTTTAAAAGAAAAAACTTTTGCTATTGGTATTAGAACTCGCTTATTAGGAAATTCAAAAATATTTGACAACAACCTGAACTGGACAGTGGGTGGTGAATTATTTAAAGACAATTATAAATATGCAACATTTGATAATTTGTATCAAGATTTCCCTGCTGGAACCGGAAGTGTTGAAGGTGATAAATTATCAGATTTTAAAGAAGATAGAAAATACTACAACGTATTTGCTGAAGGTAATTACGAGATTTCTAAAAAAACAACATTATCTATTGGCTTAAACTTAAATGAAACGTCTTATGTTTTAAATGACAGATTTCCTGCTTCAACCGAAAATCCAGACCAATCAGGTGAATTTAAATTTAAAAACATAATATCTCCTAAACTTGGTGTTTCGCATTTATTTTCGGAAAATTTCAGTGTTTTTTCTAGTATAAGTCATGGCTTTTCTCCGTTATCTCTTGAAGAAACTTTACTACCAGACGGACAAATAAACAACAGTTTAAAACCAGAAACCGGTTGGAATTTTGAAATTGGTGCGAGAGGTTCAACTACTAATAACCGTTTGCAATATAATATATCGCTTTATAGACTTGATATAAAAAACCTTTTAGTAGCCCGAAGAACAACTGAAGATCAATTTATTGGCATTAACGCTGGTAGAACACAACATGATGGTTTAGAATTAGCTTTGAATTATAATTGGCTAAACAATGAAAATATTTCCATAAGTTCATTTATAAATTATACGCTTAATAATTTTACTTTTAAAGATTTTGTTGATGATAGCAATGATTATTCTGGAAATGATTTAACTGGTGTTCCCTCAGATATTTTTAATACTGGTGTAGATTTTAATTCCACTTTTGGTATTTATGGTAACATTAACTTCCTGTATGTTGGAAAAATGCCAATTACCGACAGTAACAACTTGTATTCAGACAGATACAGTTTAACAAATTTTAAAATAGGTTATCAGTTAAATCTTAATAAAAAGCTAAAATTAAACACATTTATAGGTGTAAACAATATCTTTGATAAGCATTACGCATCACAAATCTTGATAAATGCATCAGGCTTTGGAGGTAATGCACCTAGATATTATTATCCAGGAAATCCAGTAAATTACTTTACTGGTGTTAATTTGAATTATAATTTTTAA
- a CDS encoding glycosyltransferase, with translation MKIGIIIIFHDNENDIDSNLFNNLFNIKNNTHLCLVNNGSKDDTLERLHAIKDKCETTINIVDIKKNKGKDSAIKAGARYLFNQNDLKLIGYLSWNPSVNFNKFKELIRVVEENKESMVKHNTKTLKNKQFQRAIFKNIFSIVEYFEKLIETEQNRSFQN, from the coding sequence ATGAAAATAGGAATTATAATTATATTCCATGATAATGAAAATGATATTGACAGTAATTTATTTAATAACTTATTTAATATAAAAAATAACACTCATTTATGTCTTGTTAATAATGGTAGTAAAGACGATACTCTTGAGAGACTACATGCCATAAAAGATAAATGTGAAACAACTATAAATATTGTTGATATTAAAAAAAACAAAGGCAAGGATTCAGCTATAAAAGCAGGTGCCAGATATTTGTTTAATCAAAATGATTTAAAACTTATAGGGTATTTAAGCTGGAACCCGTCTGTTAATTTCAATAAATTTAAAGAGCTTATTAGAGTTGTTGAAGAAAACAAAGAATCAATGGTTAAACACAATACTAAAACACTTAAAAACAAACAATTTCAAAGAGCTATATTTAAAAACATATTCTCTATAGTTGAATATTTTGAAAAATTAATTGAAACAGAACAAAATAGGTCTTTTCAAAATTAA
- a CDS encoding response regulator, with protein sequence MKVLAIDDQQLVLLPLQKRLTELGYEVKIETDSTKGLELYNSFNPDLVIVDINMPWVSGLDVVKYIRVTKNSLTPIMVLSGNTKDDIITEGFELGINDYMKKPLSMNEICARVKRLIGAPETQKSSTKSEVMIQQRCVGVVIPCYNEEERLLSKEFTDYIDKNSGYHLCFVNDGSKDKTLEVLHNLRKGREDFITVYDCEKNGGKAEAVRLGMLHMAKKEDLDYIGFLDADLSTDLADFDDLVKTIENSDFKIVSGSRIARMGANITKESARKIISLTINYIIRKILKMDFKDTQCGAKIFSKDVIQIAFGKKFVTQWIFDVEIFKRMTQHFGLKQAKKILCEQPLKRWIHADGSKLSMKDSIKIVMQLGQIAWVYRGKKSANSVTENKLETA encoded by the coding sequence ATGAAAGTTTTAGCAATAGATGACCAACAATTAGTTTTACTTCCTTTACAAAAAAGGTTAACCGAATTAGGTTACGAAGTTAAAATCGAAACCGATTCAACTAAAGGATTAGAATTATACAATTCATTTAATCCAGATTTAGTGATAGTAGATATAAATATGCCTTGGGTTTCAGGGTTAGATGTTGTTAAATACATTAGAGTAACTAAAAATTCTCTAACACCAATAATGGTACTTTCTGGTAACACTAAAGATGACATAATAACAGAAGGTTTTGAATTAGGTATTAATGACTATATGAAAAAACCATTAAGCATGAATGAAATCTGCGCGCGTGTAAAACGATTAATTGGTGCTCCAGAAACACAAAAAAGTTCTACTAAAAGTGAAGTAATGATTCAGCAGCGTTGTGTTGGTGTTGTTATTCCTTGTTATAATGAAGAAGAAAGACTTTTAAGTAAAGAATTTACAGATTACATAGATAAAAATTCTGGTTACCACTTGTGTTTTGTAAATGATGGAAGTAAAGACAAAACCTTAGAAGTGCTTCATAATTTAAGAAAAGGTAGAGAAGACTTCATTACGGTTTACGATTGTGAAAAAAATGGAGGAAAGGCAGAAGCTGTTCGTTTAGGCATGTTGCACATGGCTAAAAAAGAAGACTTAGATTATATAGGGTTTTTAGATGCTGATTTATCTACAGATTTAGCAGACTTTGATGACTTAGTAAAAACTATTGAAAATTCAGATTTTAAAATTGTAAGTGGTTCAAGAATTGCTAGAATGGGAGCGAATATAACTAAAGAATCTGCTCGTAAAATTATTAGTTTAACCATCAATTATATCATTAGAAAGATTTTAAAAATGGATTTTAAAGACACTCAATGTGGAGCAAAAATCTTTAGTAAAGATGTAATTCAAATTGCTTTTGGTAAAAAGTTTGTAACTCAGTGGATTTTTGATGTAGAAATATTTAAAAGAATGACACAACATTTTGGGTTAAAACAAGCTAAAAAAATACTTTGTGAACAACCATTAAAAAGATGGATTCATGCAGATGGTTCTAAACTATCTATGAAAGATTCAATTAAAATAGTAATGCAATTAGGACAAATAGCATGGGTTTACAGAGGTAAAAAAAGTGCTAACTCTGTTACCGAAAACAAACTAGAAACAGCATAA
- a CDS encoding glycoside hydrolase family 2 TIM barrel-domain containing protein, with translation MVALNKNIMRTILIASYIMLIALIVSGVSAIFSYLNTGADRSTMLHTEIKKVEQYLPKLNWEPLQNEGRPMDKENLNALQNDYLDAWYVKQIAYKTNKIAGIKDYYTDSARENLYAFIELNKAEDISIEATTLKHNPTLEFFSEDGQLAVITDRNVVEYKRVFKAKELVLETTEISNYKMVFLLEDGFWRIRHLVKEDAGIYNTKSKIVSVDSLDIKGINYYPQANPWDMFGDAFSIDTISKDFKIIKNAGLNSVRLFVQYEDFGKAEVNPKKIEKLKQTLDLAEEHNLKVVLTLFDFYGDYNVMSWTLNQRHAEIIVKAVKNHNALLAWDIKNEPNLDFDSRGKDNVIAWLENMIDLVKSIDDSHPVTIGWSNTQSASILKDKVDFVSFHYYEALEKLDEAIKSMKSEIPNKPLVLQEYGLSSYSGFWKPFGSSEEDQANYHKKIQEIIANNDLQFMSWTLYDFTYIPKEVVGRLPWRKNTQKHFGFIDKNGAKKASFKYITQQ, from the coding sequence ATGGTAGCTCTTAATAAAAACATAATGCGTACCATTTTAATAGCCTCATATATTATGCTTATAGCCTTAATTGTTTCTGGTGTTAGCGCTATATTTAGTTACCTAAATACAGGTGCAGATAGAAGCACTATGTTACATACCGAAATTAAAAAAGTAGAACAATATTTACCTAAACTAAATTGGGAACCTTTACAAAATGAAGGCAGACCAATGGATAAGGAAAATTTAAATGCTTTACAAAACGATTATTTAGATGCTTGGTATGTAAAGCAAATTGCATACAAAACCAACAAAATTGCTGGAATTAAGGATTATTACACAGATAGTGCAAGAGAAAATTTATATGCTTTTATAGAGCTAAATAAAGCTGAAGATATATCCATTGAAGCTACTACATTAAAACACAATCCAACTCTAGAATTTTTTAGTGAGGATGGACAATTGGCTGTAATTACAGATCGAAATGTTGTAGAGTATAAACGCGTATTTAAAGCTAAAGAACTAGTTTTAGAAACTACCGAAATATCCAATTATAAAATGGTGTTTTTACTTGAAGATGGCTTTTGGCGCATTAGACATTTGGTTAAAGAAGATGCAGGAATTTACAATACAAAATCTAAAATAGTTTCAGTAGATAGTTTGGATATTAAAGGAATTAACTACTATCCACAAGCCAATCCATGGGATATGTTTGGTGATGCATTTTCAATAGATACCATCTCAAAAGATTTTAAAATTATAAAAAATGCTGGACTAAATTCGGTGCGACTTTTTGTGCAATATGAAGACTTTGGAAAAGCAGAAGTTAACCCTAAAAAAATTGAGAAATTAAAGCAAACTTTAGATTTAGCAGAAGAGCATAATTTAAAAGTAGTCTTAACGCTTTTTGATTTTTATGGCGATTATAATGTAATGAGTTGGACATTAAACCAACGTCACGCAGAAATTATCGTTAAAGCTGTAAAAAATCATAACGCTTTGTTGGCTTGGGATATAAAAAACGAACCTAATTTAGACTTTGATTCCAGAGGAAAAGACAATGTAATTGCATGGTTAGAGAATATGATTGATTTAGTAAAATCTATTGATGATTCTCATCCTGTAACCATTGGATGGTCTAACACGCAAAGTGCTTCTATTTTAAAAGATAAAGTAGACTTTGTGTCTTTTCATTATTATGAAGCTCTAGAAAAATTAGATGAAGCCATCAAATCCATGAAATCAGAAATTCCAAACAAACCTTTAGTACTTCAAGAATATGGATTATCATCTTATTCTGGATTTTGGAAACCTTTTGGAAGTTCTGAAGAAGATCAAGCTAATTACCATAAAAAAATCCAAGAGATAATTGCAAATAACGATTTGCAATTTATGTCTTGGACTTTATATGACTTTACTTATATACCAAAGGAAGTCGTAGGTAGACTTCCTTGGCGTAAAAACACTCAAAAACACTTTGGTTTTATTGATAAAAATGGGGCAAAAAAGGCGTCGTTTAAGTATATTACTCAACAGTAG
- a CDS encoding glycosyltransferase yields the protein MKLAIVTAYPPSKVTLNEYAYHLVKHFRQKEDITEIVLLTDKTDGEKDIEFDEAGCKITIRECWAFNSYTNILNVTKAISQEKPDAVLFNLQFMKFGDKKIAAALGLMLPLVCKLKRIPNIVLLHNILEEVDLGSAGFTSNKIMQKIYGFIGTTLTKLILQADTVALTMQKYVDILEKKYKAKNVTLIPHGTFEVSEVQPDYNLPKGPLQIMTFGKFGTYKKVEIMIEAVEKVRKTTGLDLEVVIAGTDNPNVPGYLAKVQEDYKHVPQVRFTGYVEEYEVPTLFKESAVVVFPYTSTTGSSGVLHQAGSYGKAVVMPDLGDLALLVNDEGYQGEFFEPTSVNSLANAIEAIVINDNYRIALGVANYRAATAYPMQKITDMYLTSFNKIMSKNKTKRTMVIEPTTVE from the coding sequence ATGAAATTAGCAATTGTAACAGCATATCCTCCAAGTAAGGTTACTTTAAACGAGTATGCGTACCATCTAGTAAAACACTTCAGACAAAAAGAAGATATTACAGAAATAGTTTTGCTAACTGACAAAACAGATGGTGAAAAAGATATTGAATTTGATGAAGCAGGTTGTAAAATAACTATAAGAGAATGTTGGGCATTTAATAGTTACACAAATATTTTAAATGTAACCAAAGCCATAAGTCAAGAAAAGCCAGATGCTGTTTTATTTAATCTACAGTTCATGAAATTTGGTGACAAAAAAATAGCAGCAGCTTTAGGATTAATGTTGCCATTAGTTTGCAAACTAAAGCGTATACCAAACATTGTGTTATTACACAATATTTTAGAAGAAGTAGATTTAGGGTCTGCTGGATTCACATCAAATAAAATCATGCAAAAAATTTATGGTTTTATTGGAACCACATTAACAAAGCTAATTTTACAGGCAGATACAGTTGCATTAACCATGCAAAAATATGTAGATATCTTAGAAAAGAAATACAAGGCTAAAAATGTAACCTTAATTCCTCATGGAACATTTGAAGTTTCTGAAGTGCAACCAGATTACAACTTACCAAAAGGTCCGTTACAAATAATGACTTTTGGAAAATTTGGAACTTACAAAAAAGTGGAAATAATGATTGAAGCTGTAGAAAAAGTTCGAAAAACTACTGGATTAGATTTAGAAGTTGTAATTGCCGGAACAGATAACCCTAATGTACCTGGTTATTTAGCAAAAGTACAAGAAGATTATAAACACGTACCGCAAGTAAGATTTACTGGATATGTTGAAGAATATGAAGTGCCAACATTATTTAAAGAAAGTGCTGTAGTTGTTTTTCCATATACCTCAACTACGGGAAGTTCTGGAGTGTTACACCAAGCAGGAAGCTATGGTAAAGCAGTAGTAATGCCAGATTTAGGTGATTTAGCTTTATTAGTAAATGATGAAGGTTACCAAGGAGAATTTTTCGAACCAACTTCTGTAAATAGTTTAGCCAATGCTATTGAAGCTATTGTAATTAACGATAATTATAGAATTGCTTTAGGTGTTGCAAATTATAGAGCTGCTACAGCTTACCCAATGCAAAAAATTACAGACATGTATTTAACAAGTTTTAATAAAATAATGTCTAAAAACAAGACTAAAAGAACAATGGTTATAGAACCTACTACTGTTGAGTAA
- a CDS encoding oligosaccharide flippase family protein encodes MQILTTLKSKKISPEQLFMLSVLVVNGGNYLYNLILGRILGPAQFADAAVLITFLLVLSFVAMTFQLVTAKFSVIFENNLFNSFISKTYKNATVVGIILGVLIIVFATQLQQVFNTSSSSMFTIFGIGVPLYFLMSVNRGVFQGKKEFKSLSITYQAEMLSRLIITLGLIFLLNIQSSVVIAIGILISFGFGLVPFRFKNLNFKSPFVLEAKHSKQVRRFFIITAFYELTQIIINNSDILLVKHYFESYDAGLYASLALIGRIVYFIAWMFVMLLLPTVVQLKKEGKETAPILFKYVGYIAGIATVIIIGCVLFPKTAITILFGDSYLAMAPLLWKYALATGLFAISNIFAYYYLSLDKYVPVVISGLFGMLQMGLVIFYHDSLEQVVHMQIIAMFLLLVIQVLFFIFNNKTNKKQLLVNS; translated from the coding sequence ATGCAAATCTTAACCACTTTAAAATCGAAAAAAATATCTCCAGAACAACTATTTATGCTAAGTGTATTGGTTGTAAATGGTGGTAATTACTTATACAACCTTATTCTTGGAAGAATATTAGGTCCGGCTCAATTTGCAGATGCGGCAGTATTAATAACCTTTTTATTAGTACTTTCTTTTGTGGCAATGACTTTTCAACTGGTAACTGCAAAGTTTTCAGTCATTTTTGAAAACAACTTGTTTAACAGTTTTATTTCGAAAACTTATAAAAACGCTACTGTAGTTGGTATAATATTGGGCGTTTTAATAATAGTTTTTGCTACTCAACTACAACAAGTTTTTAATACATCATCCTCAAGCATGTTTACCATTTTTGGTATTGGCGTGCCTTTATACTTTTTAATGAGTGTAAACAGAGGTGTATTTCAAGGAAAAAAAGAATTTAAATCTTTATCAATAACATATCAAGCAGAAATGCTAAGCAGATTAATCATCACTCTTGGGTTAATCTTTTTGCTTAACATTCAGTCTTCAGTGGTTATCGCAATCGGAATTTTAATCTCTTTCGGATTTGGATTAGTTCCTTTTAGGTTTAAAAACTTAAATTTTAAATCTCCTTTTGTTTTAGAAGCAAAACACTCAAAACAGGTGCGCCGATTTTTTATAATCACTGCGTTTTATGAGTTAACTCAAATTATAATTAATAATAGTGATATCTTATTGGTTAAGCACTATTTTGAATCTTATGATGCTGGTTTATATGCATCATTAGCCTTAATTGGTAGAATTGTTTACTTTATTGCTTGGATGTTTGTAATGCTACTTTTACCAACAGTAGTTCAGCTAAAAAAAGAAGGTAAAGAAACAGCTCCTATTCTATTTAAGTATGTTGGATATATTGCTGGAATTGCAACTGTAATAATTATTGGTTGTGTGTTATTCCCAAAGACAGCAATTACAATTTTATTTGGAGACAGCTATTTAGCAATGGCTCCATTATTATGGAAGTATGCTTTAGCAACAGGCCTATTTGCAATTTCTAACATTTTTGCATATTACTATTTATCCTTAGATAAGTATGTTCCTGTAGTAATTTCTGGCTTGTTTGGTATGCTTCAAATGGGATTAGTTATTTTTTACCATGATAGTTTAGAGCAAGTAGTACATATGCAAATTATAGCTATGTTTTTGCTTCTAGTTATCCAGGTATTGTTTTTCATTTTTAACAATAAAACTAACAAAAAACAACTTTTGGTAAATAGCTAA